CAACGACTTGAACTTTGATCATCGCTACTCGGCCTGGAACGCCTATGCGCAGAGTAAGTTGGCGCAGATGATGTTCGCCTACGAGCTTCAGCGTCGTATCGAGGCGACTGGCAAGGCCGTGCAAGTGTTCGTCTGCCATCCCGGGGCTTCGCGAACGAATCTGTTGCGAGACACGGCGAGTACCTTCCACAAGATTCTCTGGTCGGTGCTCTCTCGGGTAATCGCGCAGTCAGCAGAGCGGGGAGCCTGGCCTGAAGTCATGTGTGCGACCGAGCCTGCGTTGGCCACGGGGAAGCTCTACGGCCCAACGAAGCGGGCGGACACGGTGGGGCCCGTAGCGGAGTGTCAGCTGGATGAGTGCGCGCTGGATCCGGATATGGCCGCTAACCTGTGGACGCTCTCGGAGCAGAAGACGGGCATTAGCTGGACGTTGTAGTCGCGCCTCGCTCGGCCGCACGGTAACGGACGACTCTCACCTCGCCGGCGTACGCCGCGGCGGCGATCTCCTCCCGCATCGCGCTCAGCACCACCTCCTCGCCCGCCCCGCCCGTGCCTGCGCCGATCGTCGGCAGGGCGATGGACTGAAAGCCACGCTCGCTCGCCAACGCCAGCGCATTGCTGACAGCGCCGCGGATCGACCGGTCCGAGGCGCGCCAGAGCATGCCGATGCCGGCGACGTGGATGATCGCCCGGTAGGGCAGGCGACCGGCGCCGGTCGCGACCGCGCCACCCAGAGGGATCGGGCCCTTCCTCCCAAGCTCCCGAAAGGGCGCCAGCCCCGCCCGCTTGATGATCGCGCCGGACACGCCTTGGTGCAGTAGCAGCCACCAGGGAATGATGTTGCGGTTCCAGGCGTTGACGATGACCTCGACGTCCTGCTCGAGGAGATCGCCGTCGACGACGGAGAATGCGCGCT
This region of Pseudomonadota bacterium genomic DNA includes:
- a CDS encoding macro domain-containing protein; this translates as MTKRAFSVVDGDLLEQDVEVIVNAWNRNIIPWWLLLHQGVSGAIIKRAGLAPFRELGRKGPIPLGGAVATGAGRLPYRAIIHVAGIGMLWRASDRSIRGAVSNALALASERGFQSIALPTIGAGTGGAGEEVVLSAMREEIAAAAYAGEVRVVRYRAAERGATTTSS